The following are encoded together in the Bacillus sp. NP157 genome:
- a CDS encoding DUF2894 domain-containing protein, translated as MAPKPTRPLGDLLDHMSKQHAATVDIAAELAAVRKLWSGVRTRSQLQQAELHMPEMESTGPLNSAALVHRAMELMRDLSPGYLQHFLSYVDDLSWMERMSAATAPAPGPATQQPAPIGTKKPRGAASPKPKAKAKPKPRKKKLVPAPPPAGA; from the coding sequence ATGGCCCCTAAGCCGACACGTCCGCTAGGCGATCTGCTCGACCATATGTCGAAGCAGCACGCCGCCACCGTCGACATCGCGGCGGAGCTCGCCGCCGTGCGCAAGCTGTGGAGCGGTGTGCGCACGCGCAGCCAGCTGCAACAAGCGGAGCTACACATGCCCGAGATGGAAAGCACGGGCCCACTCAACTCCGCCGCGCTGGTCCATCGCGCGATGGAACTGATGCGCGATCTCTCGCCCGGCTATCTCCAGCACTTCCTCTCGTACGTCGACGACCTGTCGTGGATGGAACGCATGAGCGCCGCCACCGCACCAGCACCCGGACCCGCCACGCAGCAGCCAGCGCCAATTGGTACGAAAAAGCCCAGGGGGGCTGCGTCGCCCAAGCCAAAGGCGAAGGCGAAACCGAAGCCGCGCAAGAAGAAGTTGGTGCCGGCTCCGCCGCCAGCTGGTGCTTGA
- a CDS encoding DUF3617 family protein encodes MHKFLQLTVAAAACALAMTATLPVRADPGDFGAMPGLWKILVRHVVNGKAGAAEVHWHCVDEGADPWTTFAAWTPAEGECTATDQQRRSTSLAWKLTCKGTSTASAHVDFDSAKHYTGSVTVEGRGEITHVEGTRYAACTSPQD; translated from the coding sequence ATGCACAAGTTTTTGCAGCTCACCGTTGCGGCCGCCGCGTGTGCACTTGCCATGACGGCGACCTTGCCCGTTCGTGCGGATCCCGGCGACTTCGGCGCCATGCCGGGGCTATGGAAGATCCTGGTCAGGCACGTGGTCAACGGCAAGGCGGGTGCGGCGGAAGTGCACTGGCACTGCGTCGATGAAGGTGCCGACCCGTGGACCACTTTCGCAGCGTGGACGCCGGCCGAAGGCGAGTGCACCGCCACGGACCAGCAACGCCGCAGCACCTCGCTGGCATGGAAGCTCACCTGCAAGGGAACATCGACGGCTTCGGCCCACGTGGATTTCGATAGCGCCAAGCACTACACGGGCAGCGTCACGGTCGAGGGTCGCGGCGAGATCACCCACGTGGAAGGTACCCGTTACGCTGCCTGCACCAGTCCGCAGGATTGA
- a CDS encoding tetratricopeptide repeat protein, translated as MNPGDVLVGLGDDDLWTTVKILAIDPWPDGSAVFHCLFYEKSSRRPTPETVESLKVVAWHSPIAAQAYQSGWDVLCSTPVRDAELVGFHEYLRLTDFPRYVDVTGRDARALVSQASELYRRACALGEAGDRHGAIGLYTDAIDIFPLFYEAIDNRAFTYMELGDYASALNGFEASLQVKPTGHAAFFSRGECLMKLGLLDKAVAVFEDGMVRFPEHKDIYERFLTEARTKAQEARSGDDVPVTEVTDSTNNIRRRAKPWWQFWRS; from the coding sequence ATGAATCCAGGCGATGTTCTCGTTGGCCTTGGGGATGATGACTTATGGACCACCGTGAAAATCCTTGCGATCGACCCGTGGCCAGACGGCAGTGCGGTCTTTCACTGCCTGTTTTATGAGAAGTCGTCCCGACGCCCCACCCCCGAGACCGTCGAGTCCCTGAAAGTGGTGGCATGGCATTCGCCGATCGCTGCACAAGCCTATCAATCAGGCTGGGACGTGCTCTGCTCGACGCCGGTGCGCGATGCCGAACTCGTAGGATTTCACGAATACCTGAGGCTGACGGATTTCCCGCGGTACGTTGACGTGACGGGACGGGATGCGCGCGCCCTGGTATCACAAGCCAGCGAGCTGTATCGGCGCGCGTGCGCACTCGGCGAAGCGGGAGATCGGCACGGCGCCATCGGCCTCTACACCGACGCAATCGACATCTTCCCCTTGTTCTACGAAGCAATCGATAACCGGGCTTTCACCTACATGGAGCTTGGCGACTACGCGTCCGCACTGAACGGATTTGAAGCTTCGCTTCAGGTCAAACCCACGGGACACGCGGCATTCTTTTCCCGGGGAGAATGCCTGATGAAGCTAGGTTTGCTGGACAAGGCCGTGGCTGTCTTCGAGGATGGCATGGTGCGTTTCCCCGAGCACAAGGATATCTATGAGCGCTTCCTCACCGAAGCAAGAACGAAGGCGCAGGAAGCGCGCTCTGGCGACGACGTGCCGGTTACAGAAGTGACAGACTCGACAAACAACATCCGTCGCCGAGCCAAACCATGGTGGCAATTCTGGCGAAGCTAA
- a CDS encoding DUF3348 domain-containing protein, with product MAQAHPRPAVRGSTFVRLLARMGEVDAAQPSGSLPDRLSHWLSWTQSLALSSALDGQPAPLDDDIALGETPSEALLEGARSALLEAVNDEASWARARSRAIARAGAVEGDAVTRVDYSALRERYLLMQRSIQGTTGKLRGQLRDHLAASSPELARLAEVDAVMEGALSPREQRLLGGVASMLESRFDKAKKVAEANAGATAAWLDVFIQEMQDVLLAELDVRFQPLEGLIAALRSH from the coding sequence ATGGCGCAAGCCCATCCACGACCCGCTGTCCGGGGATCGACCTTCGTGCGCCTGCTGGCGCGCATGGGGGAGGTCGACGCGGCACAGCCAAGCGGTTCCCTGCCAGACCGCCTGAGCCACTGGCTCAGCTGGACGCAGTCGCTTGCCCTGTCGTCGGCCCTGGACGGGCAGCCCGCGCCGCTGGACGACGATATCGCCCTGGGTGAGACGCCGTCGGAGGCCCTGCTCGAGGGCGCCCGGTCCGCCCTCCTCGAGGCCGTCAACGACGAAGCCAGCTGGGCGCGCGCCCGCAGCCGCGCCATCGCCCGCGCCGGTGCCGTCGAAGGCGACGCCGTGACCCGGGTGGACTACTCCGCCCTGCGCGAGCGCTACCTGCTGATGCAGCGCTCCATCCAGGGCACCACCGGCAAGTTGCGCGGCCAGCTGCGCGACCACCTGGCCGCCAGCTCCCCCGAGCTCGCGCGCCTGGCCGAGGTGGATGCCGTGATGGAAGGGGCGCTGAGCCCGCGCGAGCAGCGCCTGCTCGGCGGCGTCGCCAGCATGCTCGAATCCCGTTTCGACAAGGCGAAGAAGGTGGCCGAAGCAAACGCTGGCGCCACCGCCGCCTGGCTCGATGTGTTCATCCAGGAGATGCAGGATGTCCTGCTCGCCGAACTGGACGTACGTTTCCAACCGCTCGAAGGGCTGATCGCCGCCCTCCGTAGCCATTGA
- a CDS encoding Gfo/Idh/MocA family oxidoreductase, translated as MSDEPKITRRNFLAGSAIAATGLMIVPRHVLGGVGHTAPSDRLNIAGIGVGGMGAQNIRALASENIVALCDVDWAYTDKGFHKMFAELGQAQARLDKAPNAAKRREMQDKIEQVKLLSRKYDSIKRYTDFRRMLDERKDIDAVVIATPDHLHATIASAAMAHGKHVYVQKPLSWSIFEAREMARKARENPKIVTQMGNQGHSTDDTRLIHEYIDAGAIGEVREVHAWTNRPLGYWPQGIPRPQSRPAPSDASWDMDAVMDRLANAMAGNYPKPQGLEWDLFLGPGPVVEYHPLYHPFNWRGWVDWGVGAIGDMGAHLIDSPFWSLDLGFPTSVETVSTPFNKESYPTATMTYYDFPARGSKPPVRLTWYDGALLPPGLEALGAGQMRDGGVLYVGDKGKLVHETYGDNPRLLPESLHESVGTPAQKFARIKTSHEMNWVDACKGKGETTSPFSYAARLTEVMLLGVVSLRAGGRIDYDAQNMRITNLPDANQFLRREYRQGWTL; from the coding sequence ATGTCGGACGAACCCAAGATCACCCGCCGTAACTTCCTTGCCGGCTCGGCCATCGCCGCGACCGGACTGATGATCGTCCCTCGCCACGTGCTCGGCGGCGTCGGCCATACCGCCCCCAGCGATCGCCTGAACATCGCCGGCATCGGCGTTGGCGGCATGGGCGCGCAGAACATCCGCGCCCTGGCCAGCGAAAACATCGTCGCCCTGTGCGACGTCGATTGGGCCTACACAGACAAGGGCTTCCACAAGATGTTCGCCGAGCTCGGCCAGGCCCAGGCCAGGCTCGACAAGGCACCCAACGCGGCGAAGCGCCGGGAAATGCAGGACAAGATCGAGCAGGTGAAGCTGCTCTCGCGCAAGTACGACTCGATCAAGCGCTACACCGATTTCCGCCGGATGCTCGATGAGCGCAAGGACATCGACGCGGTGGTCATCGCCACGCCCGACCACCTGCACGCGACGATCGCCAGCGCGGCCATGGCCCATGGCAAGCATGTCTACGTACAGAAACCGCTGAGCTGGTCGATCTTCGAAGCGCGCGAAATGGCGCGCAAGGCCCGGGAAAACCCGAAGATCGTCACCCAGATGGGCAACCAGGGCCATTCCACGGACGACACCCGCCTGATCCATGAGTACATCGATGCCGGTGCGATCGGTGAGGTGCGCGAGGTGCACGCGTGGACCAATCGCCCGCTTGGCTACTGGCCGCAAGGCATCCCGCGCCCGCAATCGCGACCGGCGCCGTCGGACGCCAGCTGGGACATGGATGCCGTGATGGACCGGCTGGCCAACGCCATGGCCGGCAATTATCCCAAGCCGCAAGGCCTGGAATGGGACCTCTTCCTCGGCCCCGGCCCCGTCGTCGAGTACCACCCGCTCTATCACCCGTTCAACTGGCGCGGCTGGGTGGACTGGGGCGTCGGCGCCATCGGCGACATGGGCGCGCACCTGATCGATTCGCCGTTCTGGTCGCTCGACCTCGGCTTCCCGACCTCCGTGGAAACGGTCTCGACGCCGTTCAACAAGGAGTCGTACCCCACGGCGACGATGACGTATTACGACTTCCCGGCCCGCGGCAGCAAGCCGCCGGTGCGCCTGACCTGGTACGACGGTGCGTTGCTGCCGCCCGGCCTGGAAGCATTGGGTGCCGGCCAGATGCGGGACGGTGGCGTCCTCTACGTCGGCGACAAGGGCAAGCTGGTCCACGAGACCTACGGCGACAATCCGCGCCTGCTGCCGGAATCCTTGCATGAGTCGGTCGGCACGCCGGCGCAGAAGTTCGCGCGCATCAAGACCTCGCACGAGATGAACTGGGTCGATGCCTGCAAGGGCAAGGGCGAAACCACCTCGCCGTTCTCGTATGCCGCGCGGCTGACCGAGGTGATGCTGCTGGGCGTCGTGTCGCTGCGTGCCGGTGGCCGCATCGACTACGACGCGCAGAACATGCGCATCACCAACCTGCCCGATGCCAACCAATTCCTGCGCCGCGAATACCGGCAGGGCTGGACGCTCTGA
- a CDS encoding multicopper oxidase domain-containing protein has product MTMARFVDALPVPKIALPTGTRAHAAFGSRLLPFYRMPMQAFSARVHRDLPPTPQWGYAGSTPGPTIVTRRGEPVLVEWANELPTRHFLPIDHAIHGAEKSKPDVRTITHVHGARVSAPNDGWPEDWYVPGKSLTALYPGDQDATTLWYHDHAMGITRLNIYAGLFGSFHVHDDDEQALGLPSGEFDIPLMLYDRLLARSGALYYPVSDDPEAPWVSECRGDAVLCNGKLYPYLEVEPRRYRFRLTNVANTSFFNLSLSHGKPFQQIGSDQGLLAAPTDRLNIELYPAERAEVIVDFSAYAGQSVQLRHQADGIVEFRVRARGRRDTSVVPAALRPVQRIDPSTAVQDRVLALGEQDDSGGNPMTMLLDGKMWSDPISEKPRKGTVETWAFVNVTGDAHPIHLHLVRFQVLERRPFDLFAWNARKELKFTGPSIPPAAHEAGWKDTVRCDPGMVTRIITRFDGEPGKYVWHCHYLEHEDNEMMRPYELV; this is encoded by the coding sequence GTGACCATGGCAAGGTTCGTCGACGCACTGCCGGTGCCGAAGATTGCCCTGCCCACGGGAACGCGTGCCCACGCCGCGTTCGGTAGCCGGCTGTTGCCGTTCTACCGCATGCCGATGCAGGCATTCAGTGCCAGGGTGCACCGGGATCTTCCACCGACACCGCAATGGGGCTACGCAGGGTCAACACCGGGCCCCACGATCGTGACGCGCCGTGGCGAGCCTGTGCTGGTGGAATGGGCCAACGAACTTCCCACGCGGCATTTCCTGCCTATCGATCACGCTATCCATGGCGCGGAGAAATCGAAACCCGACGTCCGCACCATCACCCATGTACACGGTGCGCGCGTTTCCGCACCAAACGACGGCTGGCCCGAAGACTGGTACGTGCCGGGCAAATCGCTGACCGCCCTTTACCCGGGCGACCAGGATGCCACCACCCTGTGGTACCACGATCACGCCATGGGCATCACGCGGCTGAACATCTACGCAGGCCTGTTCGGCAGCTTCCATGTGCACGACGACGATGAGCAGGCCCTGGGCCTGCCCTCGGGCGAATTCGATATCCCGTTGATGCTCTACGACCGCCTGCTCGCCAGGAGCGGCGCGCTTTATTACCCGGTGTCGGACGATCCCGAGGCCCCCTGGGTGTCCGAATGCCGCGGGGACGCGGTGCTGTGCAACGGCAAGCTGTATCCGTATCTTGAAGTGGAGCCGCGCCGTTACCGCTTCCGGCTGACCAACGTGGCCAACACCAGCTTCTTCAACCTGTCGCTGTCGCACGGCAAGCCATTCCAGCAGATCGGCAGCGACCAGGGGCTGTTGGCAGCGCCCACGGATCGACTGAACATCGAGCTCTACCCGGCCGAACGCGCCGAGGTGATCGTCGATTTCAGCGCATACGCGGGCCAGTCGGTGCAGCTACGCCACCAGGCCGACGGCATCGTCGAGTTCCGCGTTCGCGCCAGAGGACGCCGCGATACGTCGGTGGTACCGGCCGCGCTGAGGCCGGTCCAGCGCATCGATCCCTCCACGGCGGTGCAGGATCGCGTGCTTGCACTGGGCGAGCAGGACGATTCCGGCGGCAATCCCATGACGATGCTGCTCGATGGAAAGATGTGGAGCGATCCCATCAGTGAAAAACCCAGGAAAGGCACGGTGGAAACCTGGGCGTTCGTCAATGTCACGGGTGACGCGCATCCCATCCACCTGCATCTCGTGCGATTCCAGGTCTTGGAGCGCCGTCCGTTCGATCTCTTCGCGTGGAACGCCCGCAAGGAACTGAAATTCACCGGACCATCGATCCCACCGGCCGCGCACGAAGCCGGCTGGAAAGACACCGTGCGTTGCGACCCCGGGATGGTCACCCGCATCATCACGCGCTTCGACGGCGAGCCCGGCAAATACGTCTGGCACTGCCATTACCTGGAGCACGAAGACAACGAAATGATGCGTCCCTACGAACTCGTCTGA
- a CDS encoding DUF3820 family protein has translation MPYGKYKGRLIADLPGAYLAWYARKGFPPGQLGTLLALSLELDHNGLKGLLDPLRSGRLPAR, from the coding sequence ATGCCCTACGGCAAGTACAAAGGCCGCCTTATCGCCGACCTTCCGGGTGCCTACCTTGCCTGGTACGCCCGGAAGGGCTTTCCGCCGGGGCAATTGGGCACCCTGCTCGCCTTGTCGCTCGAGCTCGACCACAACGGCCTGAAGGGACTTCTCGACCCATTGCGGAGCGGACGCTTGCCCGCCCGCTGA
- a CDS encoding NYN domain-containing protein, whose amino-acid sequence MRTAVYVDGFNLFHRLLQGRPEFKWLDLISLASTALKQENDVVLLRYFTARVADTASDPDKATRQDVYLRALASSGVHIHLGAFRLREKRAKLVTAPTNGSSPYVTVWAREEKGSDVNLAVHMTNDAWKNAYDCAVIVSNDSDLAEAARVVRDMGKVVGILSPVASPTSALREHADFVRNIRAAHLSSAQFPPAIPLVDGGMIHRPNAWAASAVATQDAPTPGLSGALLKSADPLPNAFTPTY is encoded by the coding sequence ATGCGCACGGCTGTATACGTGGATGGATTCAACCTGTTTCACCGGCTCCTGCAAGGTCGCCCCGAATTCAAGTGGCTCGACCTGATTTCCCTCGCAAGCACGGCGCTGAAGCAAGAAAATGATGTTGTCTTGCTTCGCTACTTCACCGCAAGGGTAGCCGACACCGCTAGCGACCCAGACAAGGCTACCCGTCAAGACGTTTACTTGCGTGCCTTAGCTTCCAGCGGCGTCCATATCCACCTTGGTGCGTTTCGGCTGCGCGAGAAGCGAGCCAAGTTGGTCACCGCGCCTACCAACGGGTCGAGTCCGTATGTGACGGTCTGGGCGCGCGAAGAAAAGGGGTCGGACGTCAACCTTGCAGTTCACATGACGAACGATGCCTGGAAGAACGCCTACGACTGCGCCGTCATCGTCTCAAACGACTCCGATCTCGCCGAGGCGGCACGCGTTGTCAGGGACATGGGCAAAGTAGTTGGGATTCTCAGTCCCGTAGCTTCCCCCACATCGGCGCTACGCGAGCATGCGGACTTCGTCCGGAACATCCGGGCAGCTCACCTCAGTAGCGCACAGTTCCCGCCTGCTATTCCGCTTGTAGATGGCGGGATGATTCATCGACCGAATGCATGGGCAGCGAGTGCGGTAGCCACCCAGGACGCGCCCACACCAGGTTTGAGCGGAGCACTACTTAAAAGCGCGGACCCTCTGCCGAATGCATTTACGCCGACATACTGA
- a CDS encoding OmpA family protein, with amino-acid sequence MSDIDVDGDSGTPIWAAFGDLMSVLLGAFVLILVGVIGMQLQLTSKLEQETKQRQAEQQRRITLEQALAAPLAAGRVTLVNGRIGIRGNVLFALNSDQLQPEGRDLMKALAGPLTNYLKSRDEILMVSGFTDDQAVHEGNRRFADNWELSAERSLTVTRALVSEGVPASSIFSAAFGSEQPVSANTDEEGRAKNRRVEIAPIPRPSATDAKAHGP; translated from the coding sequence ATGAGCGACATCGACGTCGACGGCGACTCGGGCACCCCGATCTGGGCGGCCTTCGGCGACCTGATGTCGGTGCTGCTCGGCGCGTTCGTCCTGATCCTGGTTGGCGTGATCGGCATGCAGCTGCAGCTGACTAGCAAGCTCGAGCAGGAAACGAAGCAACGCCAGGCCGAGCAGCAGCGGCGCATCACGCTCGAACAGGCGCTGGCGGCACCGCTGGCAGCCGGGCGGGTCACGCTGGTCAACGGACGCATCGGTATCCGTGGCAACGTGCTATTTGCACTGAACTCGGACCAGCTGCAGCCGGAAGGCCGTGACCTGATGAAGGCGCTGGCCGGTCCGCTGACCAATTACCTGAAGTCGCGCGATGAGATCCTGATGGTGAGTGGCTTCACCGACGACCAGGCCGTGCACGAAGGCAACCGCCGATTCGCGGATAACTGGGAGCTATCCGCAGAACGCTCGCTGACGGTAACGCGCGCATTGGTCAGCGAAGGCGTGCCGGCTTCGTCGATCTTCTCGGCCGCGTTCGGTTCCGAGCAGCCCGTCAGCGCCAACACCGACGAAGAGGGCAGGGCGAAGAACCGCCGCGTGGAAATCGCCCCGATCCCACGTCCCTCGGCAACCGATGCGAAGGCGCATGGCCCCTAA
- a CDS encoding pentapeptide repeat-containing protein produces the protein MSRADYQTSTQQALPHHLGEEPPLLPSRMPHPNDDYPWGLRIFRTEVEHAELSHLTLPRTFISRSLVAKSRLDDTDLSESFLCWNDFERVSFRAAVLARCDLRASHFISVDFTDADLSESDLRHSGFAGCTFEGANLSGAILCEAQAPMLALSTLQRDSICWTKDDGAEPDGG, from the coding sequence ATGAGCCGTGCGGATTACCAGACGTCCACCCAGCAAGCCCTCCCACATCACCTGGGGGAAGAACCTCCCTTGCTTCCGTCGCGCATGCCGCATCCGAATGACGATTATCCTTGGGGCTTGCGCATCTTTCGCACCGAAGTGGAACATGCTGAACTGAGCCACCTCACCCTGCCGCGAACGTTCATCAGTCGATCCCTCGTTGCCAAGTCGCGCCTGGACGACACCGATCTCTCCGAGTCGTTCCTCTGCTGGAACGATTTTGAACGCGTGTCCTTCCGCGCCGCCGTGTTGGCCAGATGCGATCTCCGCGCGTCCCACTTTATTTCCGTCGACTTCACCGACGCCGATCTTTCGGAATCCGACCTTCGGCACTCTGGTTTCGCCGGCTGCACGTTTGAAGGTGCCAACTTGTCCGGAGCCATCCTGTGCGAAGCACAGGCTCCAATGCTCGCGCTATCCACGTTACAGCGCGACTCCATTTGCTGGACCAAAGACGATGGCGCCGAGCCGGACGGGGGCTAA
- a CDS encoding DUF802 domain-containing protein translates to MPRHFIHLVVFLAGFVAVCWVGIGYLGTNPLGSFIAAMIAIGYCVGALELQRYRMATVSLFQAVDELSAPPASLGTWLDRVNPSLRNAVRLRVEGERVALPAPTLAPYLVGLLVLLGMLGTLLGMMATLRGTGIALESATDLGAIRSSLAAPVKGLGFAFGTSIAGVATSAMLGLLVALARRERAEAVQLLDAKASSTLREFSQAHQREASFRLLQQQTELMPALVERLQGMMSALEQQGTAASERHASSQDTFHTRIEATFERLAASVEKSLKDGVADGARAASTALQPVVDATMQGIARDTAALHASVTDAVDRQVTSLATGFDATTEKMAVAWHDAIAEQRTSGAQLAADLRDSLQAFNVSFDERSTSMVSGLHEQQATAAASASARQAALLTTLTEQQGTLVATLTARQADLLGHVTERHDTILHALAEAQAALVASVSQEQRALGTALGSQWQDVTTALNERLEQMAASLATSLTEASASFAATTDTVGARWSDTLVAQREAQASTAASVLAAFEGQALALIEAMKAAQGELQATLESRDAARLDAWTTSLNRTADQLATQWTEAGDRAVAQHQATSETLASLANDITTQSQAHASATIAEISRLVDAASEAPKAAADVVAELRQKLSDSMVRDTAMLEERSRLLETLETLLGAVNHASTEQRAAIDGLVTTSADLLDRVGTRFIEHVQGETGKLEGVAERITGSADHVAGLGEAFGTAVQAFGQANDALLTRLQEIGEALDRSLVRSDEQLAYYVAQAREVVDLSVLSQKQILEDMQQLATKRGGKA, encoded by the coding sequence ATGCCTAGACACTTCATCCATCTCGTCGTCTTCCTCGCTGGCTTCGTCGCCGTGTGCTGGGTTGGCATCGGCTACCTCGGCACCAATCCGCTGGGCTCGTTCATCGCGGCGATGATCGCCATCGGCTACTGCGTCGGCGCGCTGGAACTGCAGCGCTACCGGATGGCCACCGTCTCGCTGTTCCAGGCCGTGGACGAACTCAGCGCACCGCCTGCCAGCCTGGGTACGTGGCTCGACCGCGTGAACCCGAGCCTGCGCAACGCCGTGCGCCTGCGCGTGGAGGGCGAGCGCGTGGCACTGCCGGCACCGACGCTGGCGCCCTACCTCGTGGGCTTGCTCGTCCTGCTCGGCATGCTCGGCACGCTGCTTGGCATGATGGCGACGTTGCGTGGCACCGGCATCGCGCTGGAAAGCGCGACCGACCTCGGTGCCATCCGCAGCTCGCTCGCCGCGCCGGTGAAGGGCCTCGGCTTCGCCTTCGGTACGTCGATCGCCGGTGTCGCGACCTCCGCCATGCTGGGCTTGCTGGTCGCGCTTGCACGCCGTGAGCGCGCCGAGGCGGTGCAGTTGCTGGACGCGAAGGCTTCGTCGACGTTGCGCGAGTTCTCGCAGGCCCATCAGCGCGAAGCCTCGTTCCGCCTCCTGCAGCAGCAGACCGAGCTGATGCCGGCACTGGTCGAGCGCCTGCAAGGCATGATGTCGGCGCTGGAACAGCAGGGCACCGCCGCCAGCGAACGCCACGCCTCCAGCCAGGACACCTTCCACACCCGCATCGAAGCCACCTTCGAGCGCCTCGCGGCTTCCGTGGAAAAATCCCTGAAGGATGGCGTGGCTGATGGCGCGCGCGCCGCCAGCACCGCGTTGCAGCCCGTGGTCGATGCCACGATGCAAGGCATCGCCCGCGACACCGCGGCGCTGCACGCCAGCGTCACCGATGCGGTCGATCGCCAGGTGACCTCGCTGGCGACCGGCTTCGATGCGACCACCGAGAAGATGGCCGTGGCGTGGCACGACGCCATCGCCGAGCAGCGCACGAGCGGTGCCCAACTGGCCGCCGACCTGCGCGATTCGCTGCAGGCTTTCAACGTCTCCTTCGACGAGCGCTCGACCAGCATGGTCAGCGGCCTGCACGAGCAGCAGGCGACGGCGGCCGCCAGCGCGTCCGCACGGCAGGCCGCGTTGCTTACGACGCTGACGGAGCAGCAGGGCACGTTGGTGGCGACGCTCACGGCGCGCCAGGCGGACTTGCTCGGCCATGTCACAGAACGCCACGACACGATCCTGCACGCACTTGCCGAAGCACAGGCTGCCCTCGTGGCGTCGGTGTCCCAGGAACAGCGTGCGCTGGGCACGGCGCTCGGCAGCCAGTGGCAGGACGTCACCACCGCCCTGAACGAGCGGCTGGAGCAGATGGCTGCCTCGCTGGCCACCAGCCTCACCGAGGCTTCCGCCAGCTTCGCTGCCACCACCGATACGGTCGGCGCGCGCTGGAGCGATACGCTGGTCGCGCAGCGCGAGGCGCAGGCATCCACCGCCGCCAGCGTGCTCGCGGCATTCGAAGGCCAAGCCCTCGCGCTCATCGAAGCGATGAAGGCGGCGCAGGGCGAGCTGCAGGCGACGCTGGAATCGCGCGATGCCGCGCGCCTCGACGCCTGGACCACGTCGCTCAACCGCACCGCGGACCAGCTCGCGACACAGTGGACCGAGGCCGGCGACCGCGCGGTCGCCCAGCACCAGGCCACCAGCGAGACTCTGGCGAGCCTGGCCAACGACATCACCACGCAGTCGCAGGCGCATGCCAGCGCGACCATCGCGGAAATTTCCCGGCTGGTCGATGCGGCTTCCGAAGCGCCGAAGGCCGCCGCCGACGTGGTCGCGGAGCTTCGCCAGAAGCTGTCCGACAGCATGGTGCGCGATACCGCGATGCTGGAAGAGCGCAGCCGCCTGCTCGAAACGCTTGAGACCCTGCTCGGGGCCGTCAACCACGCGTCGACCGAACAACGTGCCGCCATCGATGGCCTGGTCACCACATCGGCCGACCTGCTCGATCGGGTGGGCACGCGCTTCATCGAGCACGTGCAGGGCGAGACCGGAAAGCTGGAAGGCGTCGCCGAGCGCATCACCGGCAGTGCCGACCACGTGGCGGGCCTGGGCGAAGCGTTCGGTACCGCGGTGCAGGCCTTCGGCCAGGCCAACGACGCCTTGCTGACGCGCCTGCAGGAGATCGGCGAGGCGCTGGACCGTTCGCTCGTGCGCAGCGACGAACAGCTCGCGTACTACGTGGCCCAGGCGCGTGAAGTAGTCGACCTCAGCGTGCTGTCGCAGAAGCAGATCCTCGAAGACATGCAGCAGCTGGCCACGAAGCGTGGTGGCAAGGCATGA